One window of Burkholderia vietnamiensis LMG 10929 genomic DNA carries:
- the dapF gene encoding diaminopimelate epimerase codes for MKLSFTKMHGAGNDFVVLDGYSHTLPPLTDVQVRALADRHFGIGADQLLVVEKPTVDGADFKYRIFNCDGGEVEHCGNGARCFVKFVTDRGLTDKRSVRVQVMKGLITLTMQDNGEVVVDMGAPVFEPAQVPFDASGLDGRTDGNDTLWPLDVGGATRWVSTVSMGNPHAVQVVDDAEAYPVLAEGPLIERHARFPKRVNAGFMQIVSRHEVKLRVYERGAGETLACGTGACAAVAAGIRRGLLDTPVTVHTHGGTLTISWDGAHDERAALTMAGPATTVFEGEIELNV; via the coding sequence GTGAAACTCTCGTTCACCAAGATGCACGGCGCGGGCAACGACTTCGTCGTGCTCGACGGCTATTCGCACACGCTGCCCCCGCTCACCGACGTGCAGGTGCGCGCGCTCGCCGACCGCCACTTCGGCATCGGCGCCGACCAGCTGCTGGTCGTCGAGAAACCGACCGTCGACGGCGCCGATTTCAAATACCGGATCTTCAATTGCGACGGCGGCGAGGTCGAGCACTGCGGCAACGGCGCGCGCTGCTTCGTGAAGTTCGTCACCGATCGCGGCCTGACCGACAAGCGCAGCGTGCGCGTGCAGGTGATGAAGGGCCTGATTACGCTGACGATGCAGGACAACGGCGAAGTGGTCGTCGACATGGGCGCGCCCGTGTTCGAGCCGGCCCAGGTGCCGTTCGACGCCAGCGGCCTCGACGGCCGCACGGACGGCAACGACACGCTGTGGCCGCTCGACGTCGGCGGCGCGACGCGCTGGGTGTCGACGGTCTCGATGGGCAATCCGCATGCGGTGCAGGTCGTCGACGACGCCGAAGCGTATCCGGTGCTCGCCGAAGGCCCGCTGATCGAGCGCCACGCGCGCTTCCCGAAGCGCGTGAATGCCGGCTTCATGCAGATCGTGTCGCGCCACGAGGTGAAGCTGCGCGTCTACGAGCGCGGCGCGGGCGAGACGCTCGCCTGCGGCACCGGCGCGTGCGCGGCGGTCGCGGCCGGCATCCGGCGCGGCCTGCTCGACACGCCGGTCACCGTCCACACGCACGGCGGCACGCTGACGATCAGCTGGGACGGCGCGCACGACGAACGCGCCGCGCTGACGATGGCCGGCCCGGCCACGACCGTGTTCGAAGGCGAGATCGAGCTGAACGTCTGA
- the lpxL gene encoding lauroyl acyltransferase LpxL, giving the protein MLGRLGTHLAIGFLKLLALLPYGLTARFGDGLGWLLYQIPSRRKRIVHINLKLCFPDWSDARREEVAGLHFRHAIRSYVERSVQWFGSERKLAKLIQVDSAVDLTDPDLPPTLFLGLHFVGIEAGSIWLNRSLHRRCGSLYQPFSNEVLEAEAKKARGRFDAEMVGRADSARVVLRWLRDRKPVMLGADMDYGLRNSTFVPFFGVPACTLTAVGRLAKTGRAQVVPFIGEVLPNYKGYRLKVFKPWDHYPTGDDDLDARRMNEFLEEQIPLMPEQYYWVHKRFKTRPPGEPSLY; this is encoded by the coding sequence ATGCTAGGCCGCCTCGGCACGCACCTCGCCATCGGCTTCCTGAAGCTGCTCGCCCTGCTGCCGTACGGCCTGACCGCGCGGTTCGGCGACGGCCTCGGCTGGCTGCTGTACCAGATCCCCAGCCGGCGCAAGCGCATCGTACATATCAATCTGAAACTCTGCTTTCCCGACTGGAGCGACGCGCGGCGCGAGGAAGTGGCCGGCCTGCATTTCCGCCATGCGATCCGCAGCTACGTCGAGCGCAGCGTCCAGTGGTTCGGCTCCGAGCGCAAGCTCGCGAAGCTGATCCAGGTCGACAGCGCGGTCGACCTCACCGATCCCGATCTGCCCCCGACGCTGTTCCTCGGCCTGCATTTCGTCGGCATCGAGGCCGGCTCGATCTGGCTGAACCGGTCGCTGCACCGCCGCTGCGGGTCGCTGTACCAGCCGTTCTCGAACGAAGTGCTCGAAGCGGAAGCGAAGAAGGCGCGCGGGCGTTTCGACGCCGAGATGGTCGGCCGCGCGGACAGCGCGCGCGTCGTGCTGCGCTGGCTGCGCGACCGCAAGCCGGTGATGCTCGGCGCCGACATGGACTACGGGCTGCGCAATTCGACGTTCGTGCCGTTCTTCGGCGTGCCCGCCTGCACGCTGACGGCCGTCGGCCGGCTCGCGAAGACGGGCCGCGCGCAGGTCGTGCCGTTCATCGGCGAAGTGCTGCCGAACTACAAGGGTTACCGGCTGAAGGTGTTCAAGCCGTGGGATCACTACCCGACCGGCGACGACGACCTCGACGCGCGGCGCATGAACGAATTCCTCGAAGAGCAGATCCCGCTGATGCCCGAGCAGTACTACTGGGTTCACAAGCGCTTCAAGACGCGCCCGCCCGGCGAGCCGAGCCTCTACTGA
- a CDS encoding DUF484 family protein — protein sequence MNERDVADYLLANPEFFAQHAELLATIRLANPHGKAAISLQERQMEMLRDKNKHLERRLAELVRYGHENDSLSAKFSRWTARVIAERDPYALPRTIADGIADVFDVPQTALRVWDVADTYAQADFARQVGEEVRLFTNGLATPYCGANTGFEAAQWLAPAVAAPAANAAASADTAETAPAGDGSPKSVALLALRAPLAGVDAPAFGLLVLGSPDPRRFHDGMATDFLAQIATLASAALTRLLPH from the coding sequence ATGAACGAACGCGACGTCGCCGACTACCTGCTCGCCAATCCCGAATTCTTCGCGCAACACGCGGAACTGCTCGCGACGATCCGTCTCGCCAACCCGCACGGCAAGGCCGCGATCTCGCTGCAGGAGCGGCAGATGGAAATGCTGCGCGACAAGAACAAGCATCTCGAGCGCCGGCTCGCCGAGCTGGTGCGCTACGGCCACGAGAACGACAGCCTGTCCGCGAAGTTCAGCCGCTGGACCGCCCGCGTCATCGCCGAACGTGACCCGTACGCGCTGCCGCGCACGATCGCCGACGGCATCGCCGACGTGTTCGACGTGCCGCAAACGGCGCTGCGCGTCTGGGACGTCGCCGACACCTACGCGCAAGCCGATTTCGCGCGCCAGGTCGGCGAGGAAGTGCGCCTGTTCACGAACGGGCTGGCGACGCCGTACTGCGGCGCGAACACCGGTTTCGAAGCGGCCCAGTGGCTCGCACCGGCCGTCGCGGCGCCGGCCGCCAACGCCGCGGCCTCGGCCGACACCGCCGAAACCGCGCCGGCCGGCGACGGTTCGCCCAAGTCGGTCGCGCTGCTCGCGCTGCGTGCGCCGCTCGCCGGCGTCGATGCGCCCGCGTTCGGGCTGCTCGTGCTCGGCTCGCCCGATCCGCGCCGCTTCCACGACGGCATGGCCACCGACTTCCTCGCGCAGATCGCGACGCTCGCGAGCGCCGCGCTCACGCGCCTGCTGCCGCACTGA
- a CDS encoding DUF3185 family protein, protein MSRVISVALLVGGVVLLYFGGQSFHSINDNVSRFFTGSPATKTILLIAGGAVAMLIGLIGLAMPGNKR, encoded by the coding sequence ATGTCCCGGGTCATCTCGGTTGCGCTGCTGGTCGGCGGCGTCGTGCTGCTCTATTTCGGCGGCCAGTCGTTCCATTCGATCAACGACAACGTGTCGCGCTTCTTCACCGGCTCGCCCGCGACGAAGACGATCCTGCTGATCGCCGGCGGCGCCGTCGCGATGCTGATCGGTCTGATCGGCCTCGCGATGCCGGGCAACAAGCGCTGA
- the metK gene encoding methionine adenosyltransferase: MANDYFFTSESVSEGHPDKVADQISDAILDAILEQDKYSRVAAETLCNTGLVVLAGEITTTANIDYIQIARDTIKRIGYDNTDYGIDYKGCAVLVAYDKQSPDIAQGVDRAHDDNLDQGAGDQGLMFGYACDETPELMPLPIYLSHRLVERQASLRRDGRLPWLRPDAKSQVTIRYVDGKPDSIDTVVLSTQHAPDIELPALREAVIEEIIKPTLPADLIKGDIKFLVNPTGRFVIGGPQGDCGLTGRKIIVDTYGGAAPHGGGAFSGKDPSKVDRSAAYAGRYVAKNIVAAGLASRALIQVSYAIGVAEPTSVMVNTFGTGRVSDAVITKLVREHFDLRPKGIIKMLDLLRPIYEKTAAYGHFGREEPEFSWEATDKALALAEAAGVEPTARVA; the protein is encoded by the coding sequence GTGGCAAACGATTATTTCTTCACGTCCGAATCCGTCTCCGAAGGCCATCCGGACAAAGTCGCGGACCAAATCTCGGACGCGATTCTCGACGCCATCCTCGAGCAGGACAAATATTCCCGCGTTGCCGCAGAAACGCTGTGCAACACGGGTCTCGTCGTCCTGGCCGGTGAAATCACCACGACGGCCAACATCGATTACATCCAGATCGCGCGCGACACGATCAAGCGCATCGGCTACGACAACACCGACTACGGCATCGACTACAAGGGTTGCGCGGTGCTGGTCGCGTACGACAAGCAGTCGCCGGACATCGCGCAGGGCGTCGACCGCGCGCATGACGACAACCTCGATCAGGGCGCGGGCGACCAGGGCCTGATGTTCGGCTACGCATGCGACGAAACGCCGGAACTGATGCCGCTGCCGATCTACCTGTCGCACCGTCTGGTCGAGCGCCAGGCGAGCCTGCGCCGCGACGGCCGTCTGCCGTGGCTGCGTCCGGACGCGAAGTCGCAGGTCACGATCCGCTACGTCGACGGCAAGCCCGATTCGATCGACACCGTCGTGCTGTCGACGCAGCACGCACCGGACATCGAACTGCCGGCGCTGCGCGAAGCCGTGATCGAGGAAATCATCAAGCCGACGCTGCCGGCCGACCTGATCAAGGGCGACATCAAGTTCCTCGTGAACCCGACCGGCCGGTTCGTGATCGGCGGCCCGCAGGGCGACTGCGGCCTGACCGGCCGCAAGATCATCGTCGACACCTACGGCGGTGCCGCACCGCACGGCGGCGGCGCGTTCTCGGGCAAGGATCCGTCGAAGGTCGACCGCTCGGCCGCCTATGCGGGCCGCTATGTCGCGAAGAACATCGTCGCCGCGGGCCTCGCTTCGCGCGCGCTGATCCAGGTGTCGTATGCGATCGGCGTGGCCGAGCCGACCTCGGTGATGGTCAACACGTTCGGCACGGGCCGCGTGTCGGATGCGGTGATCACGAAGCTCGTGCGCGAGCACTTCGACCTGCGCCCGAAGGGCATCATCAAGATGCTCGACCTGCTGCGCCCGATCTACGAGAAGACGGCCGCTTACGGTCACTTCGGCCGCGAAGAGCCGGAATTCTCGTGGGAAGCGACCGACAAGGCGCTGGCGCTGGCCGAAGCAGCCGGCGTCGAGCCGACCGCACGCGTCGCATAA
- the mgrA gene encoding L-glyceraldehyde 3-phosphate reductase, with translation MAYEAATERYADMQYRTCGKSGLKLPALSLGLWHNFGDTTPIATQREILRTAFDLGINHFDLANNYGPPYGSAEINFGRLLKEDFRPYRDELLISTKAGWDMWPGPYGSGGGSRKYVLASLDQSLQRMGLDYVDIFYSHRFDAHTPLEETAGALASAVQQGKALYIGISSYSAAKTREMAELLAQYKVPLLIHQPSYNMLNRWVEHELLGTLDALGTGSIAFTPLAQGLLTSKYLNGVPADARVNKPGGGSLKQDHLSAANLEHVRKLDAIAQRRGQSLAQMALAWVLRGERVTSALIGASRAEQVRENVGALKNLEFSADELAEIDRYATEGGINLWEKPSTDQAI, from the coding sequence ATGGCCTACGAAGCAGCTACCGAACGTTATGCCGACATGCAATACCGCACCTGCGGCAAATCCGGGCTCAAATTGCCCGCCCTGTCGCTCGGCCTGTGGCACAACTTCGGCGACACGACGCCGATCGCGACGCAGCGCGAGATTCTGCGCACCGCGTTCGACCTCGGCATCAATCACTTCGACCTCGCGAACAACTACGGGCCGCCGTACGGCAGCGCCGAAATCAACTTCGGCCGGCTGCTGAAGGAGGATTTCCGGCCCTACCGCGACGAGCTGCTGATCTCGACGAAGGCCGGCTGGGACATGTGGCCGGGGCCGTACGGCAGCGGCGGCGGATCGCGCAAGTACGTGCTCGCGAGCCTCGACCAGAGCCTGCAGCGCATGGGCCTCGACTACGTCGACATCTTCTATTCGCACCGCTTCGACGCGCATACGCCGCTCGAGGAAACCGCCGGCGCGCTCGCATCGGCGGTTCAGCAGGGCAAGGCGCTGTATATCGGCATCTCGTCGTACTCGGCCGCGAAGACGCGCGAGATGGCCGAACTGCTCGCCCAGTACAAGGTGCCGCTGCTGATCCATCAGCCGTCGTACAACATGCTCAACCGCTGGGTCGAGCACGAGCTGCTCGGCACGCTCGATGCGCTCGGCACGGGCAGCATCGCGTTCACGCCGCTCGCGCAGGGGCTGCTGACGTCGAAATACCTGAACGGCGTGCCGGCCGATGCGCGCGTGAACAAGCCGGGCGGCGGTTCGCTGAAGCAGGATCACTTGAGCGCAGCAAACCTCGAGCACGTGCGCAAGCTCGATGCGATCGCGCAGCGGCGCGGCCAGAGCCTCGCGCAGATGGCGCTTGCATGGGTGCTGCGCGGCGAGCGCGTGACGTCGGCGTTGATCGGTGCGAGCCGGGCGGAGCAGGTGCGTGAAAACGTCGGCGCGCTGAAGAACCTCGAATTTTCGGCCGACGAACTCGCTGAAATCGATCGCTACGCGACCGAAGGCGGGATCAATCTGTGGGAAAAGCCGTCCACCGATCAGGCTATCTGA
- a CDS encoding coniferyl aldehyde dehydrogenase: MKNDLPELAPQALPSLDALTSLLRDQRAAYLRAPYPEWDTRAQHLRALRTMLIEHADALADAISADFGHRAKQEVLLSEIWMAKEEIDDALKHGKRWMKPMAKRMNKWLRPARAKVVPQPLGVVGIVVPWNYPVLLAAGPLICALAAGNRAIVKMSELTPRTSALFEQLIAKTFSRDHVAVVNGDAELGAAFSALPFDHLLFTGSTHVGRHVMRAAADNLTPVTLELGGKSPAIIGPNARFDAAVDAIIGGKTLNAGQTCIAPDYVLLPRGMEGAFIERARARFAKLYPDLSNNGDYTTIVSPRHYARLQQLASDAQAAGAQLHPLSDAPSDPASRRFVPCALTHVPDASQVMQEEIFGPLLPLVPYERLDEAIGYVNARPRPLALYLFDEDRGTIDRVLRETISGGVTVNETLMHIACGSLPFGGVGASGMGAYHGYDGFVTFSKMKPVLTQSRLNTRGLIAPPYGKRFAAVIRMMLKF, from the coding sequence ATGAAGAACGACCTGCCCGAACTGGCCCCGCAAGCGCTGCCGTCGCTCGATGCGCTCACGTCGCTGCTGCGCGATCAGCGCGCGGCTTACCTGCGCGCCCCGTACCCCGAATGGGATACGCGCGCGCAGCACCTGCGCGCGCTGCGCACGATGCTGATCGAGCACGCCGATGCGCTCGCCGATGCGATCAGCGCCGACTTCGGGCATCGCGCGAAACAGGAGGTGCTGCTGTCGGAAATCTGGATGGCGAAGGAAGAGATCGACGATGCGCTGAAGCACGGCAAGCGCTGGATGAAGCCGATGGCGAAGCGGATGAACAAGTGGCTGCGGCCGGCGCGCGCCAAGGTCGTGCCGCAGCCGCTCGGCGTGGTCGGCATCGTCGTGCCGTGGAACTATCCGGTGCTGCTCGCCGCCGGCCCGCTGATCTGCGCGCTCGCGGCCGGCAACCGCGCGATCGTCAAGATGTCGGAGCTGACGCCGCGCACGTCGGCGCTGTTCGAGCAGCTGATCGCGAAGACCTTCTCGCGCGACCACGTTGCGGTCGTGAACGGCGATGCGGAGCTCGGCGCCGCCTTCAGCGCGCTGCCGTTCGACCATCTGCTGTTCACCGGCTCGACGCACGTCGGCCGCCACGTGATGCGCGCCGCTGCCGACAACCTGACGCCCGTGACGCTGGAACTCGGCGGCAAGTCGCCGGCGATCATCGGCCCGAATGCGCGCTTCGATGCGGCGGTCGACGCGATCATCGGCGGCAAGACGCTGAACGCGGGGCAGACCTGCATCGCCCCCGACTACGTGCTGCTGCCGCGCGGGATGGAAGGCGCGTTCATCGAGCGCGCGCGGGCGCGCTTCGCGAAGCTGTATCCGGACCTGTCGAACAACGGCGACTACACGACGATCGTGTCGCCGCGCCACTACGCGCGGCTGCAGCAGCTCGCGAGCGACGCGCAGGCGGCCGGCGCGCAACTGCACCCGCTGTCGGATGCGCCATCCGATCCCGCATCGCGCCGCTTCGTGCCGTGCGCACTCACGCACGTGCCGGACGCGTCGCAGGTGATGCAGGAGGAAATCTTCGGGCCGCTGCTGCCGCTCGTGCCGTACGAACGGCTCGACGAGGCGATCGGCTACGTGAACGCGCGGCCGCGGCCGCTCGCGCTGTACCTGTTCGACGAGGATCGCGGCACGATCGACCGCGTGCTGCGCGAAACGATTTCAGGCGGCGTGACCGTCAATGAAACGCTGATGCACATCGCGTGCGGCAGCCTGCCGTTCGGCGGTGTCGGCGCGAGCGGGATGGGCGCGTATCACGGCTACGACGGCTTCGTGACGTTCTCGAAGATGAAGCCCGTGCTCACGCAGTCGCGGCTGAACACGCGCGGGCTGATCGCGCCGCCGTACGGCAAGCGCTTCGCCGCGGTGATCCGGATGATGCTGAAGTTCTGA
- a CDS encoding serine/threonine protein kinase: MRGMTDVTSASAAPAGPPFAGLTPECVLDALDSVLMPAGLRTDGRLLALNSYENRVYQVGIEDGPAVVAKFYRPARWSDDAILEEHAFVAELAAREIPAVPARVFDGRTLHAFGGFRFSIFERRGGRAPDLDRSDTLEWLGRFIGRIHAVGATQPYVARPALDIGTFGYEPRDYLLAHDFIPHDVRPAYETAVALALEGVEAAFDRAGDVRMLRTHGDCHPSNVLWTDAGPHFVDFDDSRMAPAVQDLWLLLPGDREGASRALADLLAGYEDFCEFEPRELHLIEALRTLRLIHYAAWLARRWDDPAFPAAFPWFNTHRYWEARVLELREQIGAMQEGPLWPV, from the coding sequence ATGCGGGGCATGACAGACGTTACTTCCGCCTCCGCTGCTCCCGCCGGCCCGCCGTTCGCCGGCCTCACGCCCGAGTGCGTGCTCGACGCGCTCGACAGCGTGCTGATGCCGGCCGGGCTGCGCACCGACGGGCGCCTGCTCGCGCTCAACAGCTACGAGAACCGCGTCTACCAGGTCGGCATCGAGGACGGCCCGGCCGTCGTCGCGAAGTTCTACCGGCCCGCGCGCTGGTCGGACGACGCAATCCTCGAAGAACACGCGTTCGTCGCCGAACTCGCCGCGCGCGAGATTCCGGCGGTGCCTGCCCGCGTCTTCGACGGTCGCACGCTGCACGCGTTCGGCGGCTTTCGCTTCTCGATCTTCGAACGTCGCGGCGGCCGCGCGCCGGACCTCGACCGCAGCGACACGCTCGAATGGCTCGGCCGCTTCATCGGCCGCATTCATGCGGTCGGGGCGACGCAGCCGTACGTCGCGCGTCCGGCGCTCGACATCGGCACGTTCGGCTACGAGCCGCGCGACTACCTCCTCGCGCACGATTTCATTCCCCACGATGTGCGGCCGGCGTACGAGACGGCGGTCGCGCTCGCACTCGAAGGCGTCGAGGCCGCGTTCGACCGCGCGGGCGACGTGCGCATGCTGCGCACGCACGGCGACTGCCATCCGAGCAACGTGCTGTGGACCGATGCCGGCCCGCATTTCGTCGACTTCGACGACAGCCGGATGGCGCCGGCCGTACAGGATCTCTGGCTGCTGCTGCCGGGCGATCGCGAAGGCGCGTCGCGCGCGCTCGCGGACCTGCTCGCCGGCTATGAGGATTTCTGCGAATTCGAGCCGCGCGAGCTGCATCTGATCGAGGCGCTGCGCACGCTGCGCCTGATCCATTACGCGGCGTGGCTCGCGCGTCGCTGGGACGATCCGGCGTTTCCCGCGGCGTTTCCGTGGTTCAACACGCATCGCTACTGGGAAGCGCGCGTACTCGAGCTGCGCGAGCAGATCGGCGCGATGCAGGAAGGGCCACTCTGGCCCGTGTGA
- a CDS encoding GMC family oxidoreductase, producing the protein MQYDYIIVGAGSGGSSLAGRLADACPDATIALIEAGSHTERNLLVNMPVGIAALVPFKLGTNYGYETVPQPGLGGRRGYQPRGRGMGGSSAINAMIYTRGHPGDYDEWAALGATGWGWQEVLPYFRRAEGNQRGADAWHGADGPLTVSDLRFRNPFSERFVQAAHAAGYPLNDDFNGATQEGVGFYQVTHRDGSRCSVARAYIYGRNRPNLHVITDATVLRVGFDGKRAVGVVVSRDGRVETLGARAEVILSAGAFNSPQLLMCSGIGPVEQLRRHGIAVVHDAPEVGTNLSDHIDFIVNTRVNSSELVGICLRGIAKMTPALARYLSSRTGIMTSNVAEAGGFIKSDPSLDRPDLQLHFCAALVDDHNRKMHWGFGYSLHVCALRPFSRGTVALASGDARDAPLIDPRFFSDTRDLDLLVRGAHAMRRILSQAPLASQGGRELYTRPDQSDAELRATIVAHADTIYHPVGTCRMGSDARAVVDPQLRVRGVDGLRVVDASVMPTLIGGNTNAPSVMIGERAADFIVAARNGSASRSAAAAAVHGR; encoded by the coding sequence GTGCAATACGACTACATCATCGTCGGCGCGGGCTCGGGCGGCTCGAGCCTCGCCGGCCGCCTCGCCGACGCCTGCCCCGATGCGACGATCGCGCTGATCGAAGCCGGTTCGCACACGGAGCGCAATCTGCTCGTCAACATGCCGGTCGGCATCGCGGCGCTCGTGCCGTTCAAGCTCGGCACCAACTACGGTTACGAGACGGTGCCGCAGCCGGGCCTCGGCGGCCGCCGCGGCTATCAGCCGCGCGGCCGCGGGATGGGCGGCTCGAGCGCGATCAACGCGATGATCTACACGCGCGGCCATCCGGGCGACTACGACGAGTGGGCGGCGCTCGGCGCGACGGGCTGGGGCTGGCAGGAGGTGCTGCCGTATTTCCGCCGCGCGGAAGGCAACCAGCGCGGTGCCGACGCATGGCACGGCGCGGACGGTCCGCTCACGGTTTCCGATCTGCGCTTCCGCAATCCGTTCTCCGAACGATTCGTGCAGGCCGCGCATGCGGCCGGCTATCCGCTGAACGACGACTTCAACGGCGCGACGCAGGAAGGCGTCGGCTTCTACCAGGTCACGCATCGCGACGGCTCGCGCTGCAGCGTCGCGCGGGCGTACATCTACGGCCGCAACCGGCCGAACCTGCACGTGATCACCGATGCGACGGTGCTGCGCGTCGGCTTCGACGGCAAGCGCGCGGTCGGCGTCGTGGTGTCGCGCGACGGGCGCGTCGAGACGCTCGGCGCGCGGGCTGAGGTGATCCTGTCGGCCGGCGCGTTCAATTCGCCGCAACTGTTGATGTGCTCGGGGATCGGTCCGGTCGAACAGCTGCGCCGGCACGGCATCGCGGTCGTGCACGATGCGCCGGAGGTCGGCACGAACCTGAGCGACCACATCGACTTCATCGTCAATACGCGCGTGAATTCGTCCGAACTGGTCGGCATCTGTCTGCGCGGCATCGCGAAGATGACGCCCGCGCTCGCGCGCTACCTGTCGAGCCGCACGGGGATCATGACGAGCAACGTCGCGGAGGCCGGCGGCTTCATCAAGAGCGATCCGTCGCTCGATCGTCCCGACCTGCAACTGCATTTCTGCGCGGCGCTGGTCGACGATCACAACCGCAAGATGCACTGGGGGTTCGGTTATTCGCTGCACGTGTGCGCGCTGCGTCCGTTCAGCCGCGGCACGGTCGCGCTCGCGAGCGGCGATGCGCGCGACGCGCCGCTGATCGATCCGCGCTTCTTCAGCGATACGCGCGATCTCGACCTGCTGGTGCGCGGCGCGCACGCGATGCGGCGGATCCTGTCGCAGGCGCCGCTCGCGTCGCAAGGCGGCCGCGAGCTGTACACGCGGCCAGACCAGAGCGACGCCGAGCTGCGCGCGACGATCGTCGCGCACGCCGACACGATCTACCATCCGGTCGGCACCTGCCGGATGGGCTCCGATGCGCGGGCGGTCGTCGATCCGCAACTGCGCGTGCGCGGCGTCGACGGGTTGCGGGTCGTGGATGCGTCGGTGATGCCGACGCTGATCGGCGGCAACACGAATGCGCCGTCGGTGATGATCGGCGAGCGCGCGGCGGACTTCATCGTCGCGGCGCGCAACGGCAGCGCGTCGCGCAGCGCGGCGGCCGCGGCCGTGCACGGCCGCTGA
- a CDS encoding DMT family transporter has product MISFKRALAAHGATSLFVLLWSSGAIFAELGLRHASAFVFLAARFALASLVLAVLACVRGRWLPPRGERRMAALTGLLMMGGYSIFYLLALEREIAPGVLATILGVQPIVTLAIVERRWQPMRVAGLGLSLAGLALVVCRGVGDAGMPLTGVACALAALVALTVGALLQKRTRAAPADVLPLQNAIGLALCVAILPFQRVSLEPGWAFVVPLLWLGIVISVIAQLLFYRLMQRGDLVDVTSLFYLVPVVTTLMDALWLGHRPAPLALAGMGAIVAGLVLVFRPSARRPRCGRA; this is encoded by the coding sequence ATGATTTCGTTCAAACGCGCGCTCGCCGCGCATGGCGCAACGTCGCTGTTCGTCCTGCTGTGGAGCAGCGGCGCGATCTTCGCCGAACTGGGGCTGCGTCACGCGTCCGCGTTCGTTTTCCTCGCCGCGCGCTTCGCGCTCGCATCGCTCGTGCTCGCCGTGCTGGCCTGCGTGCGCGGGCGCTGGCTGCCGCCGCGCGGCGAGCGCCGCATGGCCGCGCTCACCGGCTTGCTGATGATGGGCGGCTATTCGATCTTCTATCTGCTCGCGCTCGAGCGCGAGATCGCGCCCGGCGTGCTCGCGACGATCCTCGGCGTCCAGCCGATCGTCACGCTCGCGATCGTCGAGCGGCGCTGGCAGCCGATGCGCGTCGCGGGGCTCGGGCTGTCGCTGGCCGGGCTCGCGCTGGTCGTATGCCGCGGCGTCGGCGACGCGGGCATGCCGCTGACGGGCGTCGCGTGCGCACTCGCCGCGCTCGTCGCGCTGACCGTCGGCGCATTGCTGCAAAAACGCACGCGCGCGGCGCCCGCCGACGTGCTGCCGTTGCAGAACGCGATCGGCCTCGCGCTATGCGTCGCGATCCTGCCGTTCCAGCGCGTGTCGCTCGAGCCGGGTTGGGCATTCGTCGTACCGTTGCTGTGGCTGGGCATCGTGATTTCGGTGATCGCGCAGCTGCTGTTCTATCGGTTGATGCAGCGCGGCGATCTCGTCGACGTGACGAGCCTGTTCTATCTCGTGCCGGTCGTCACCACGCTGATGGACGCGTTGTGGCTCGGCCACCGCCCCGCGCCGCTCGCGCTCGCCGGCATGGGCGCCATCGTCGCGGGGCTCGTGCTCGTGTTTCGCCCGTCGGCACGTCGGCCGCGCTGCGGCCGCGCATAG
- a CDS encoding phytanoyl-CoA dioxygenase family protein codes for MSSPLQSESIRAQVAELREHGFVVARGLVGEAQCATLKRIAQRQLQEAAEPIEFEADLRYPGAPDSRHAPGGHTVRRLLDAYSRDPAFAQRAIAPEIGAWMREYFGEQPVLSRAHHNCMMTKHPAYGSLTGWHRDFRYWSFERADMVSVWLALGTETNENGALWLVPGSHTAEFGPEAFDDAKFFRSDLPANRVMIDAAICPPLQTGDVVFFHCNTLHSAGQNRSDDVKFSLVYTYHGISNRPLPGTRSAAKPEVQF; via the coding sequence ATGTCGTCACCATTGCAGTCGGAATCGATCCGCGCGCAGGTCGCGGAATTGCGCGAACACGGCTTCGTCGTTGCGCGCGGCCTCGTCGGCGAAGCGCAGTGCGCGACGCTCAAGCGGATCGCGCAGCGGCAGTTGCAGGAAGCGGCCGAGCCGATCGAATTCGAGGCCGATCTGCGCTATCCGGGCGCGCCGGACTCCCGGCACGCGCCGGGCGGCCATACGGTGCGGCGGTTGCTGGATGCGTACTCGCGCGACCCGGCGTTCGCCCAGCGCGCGATCGCGCCCGAGATCGGCGCATGGATGCGCGAGTACTTCGGCGAGCAGCCGGTGCTGTCGCGCGCGCATCACAACTGCATGATGACGAAGCATCCAGCGTACGGCAGCCTCACCGGCTGGCATCGCGACTTCCGCTACTGGTCGTTCGAACGCGCGGACATGGTGTCGGTGTGGCTCGCGCTCGGCACGGAAACGAACGAGAACGGCGCGCTGTGGCTGGTGCCGGGTTCGCACACGGCCGAATTCGGGCCGGAAGCATTCGACGACGCGAAGTTCTTCCGCAGCGACCTGCCCGCCAACCGCGTGATGATCGACGCGGCGATTTGTCCGCCGCTGCAGACCGGCGACGTCGTGTTCTTTCACTGCAACACGCTGCATTCGGCCGGCCAGAACCGCTCCGACGACGTGAAGTTCTCGCTGGTTTACACCTATCACGGGATCAGCAACCGGCCGCTGCCGGGCACGCGCTCGGCGGCGAAGCCGGAAGTGCAGTTCTAG